The DNA sequence ctgttgaatgaattgtgaatgtcgcacttccactgttggagatgagagtttccctgaaaggaagcagtggctagccaccacgtgctccaggttgagagacgaagctcttttgaccctatgtcatttacttttttctttttattttttggtacaatttattgaattttcactttttctgtcttttttgttttgtttcaatAGTTTCTACCGTCGAATTTCAGAAGAGGATACTTCCACACTGCCACATATTGCACTTTTTACATCTGGATGAAAAGTCACGTAATTCACAAGTCATTGATTCTCATATCTCTGCAGATATACCTGATCAGTCTCAAAACCCAATGCTATATTCTTTGGTTGAGAGATTCATGGTTCATGGTCCATGTGGTGTGCTTAATCCAAAGTGTCCATGTATGGTGAATGGAAAATGCTCCAAATTCTTCTCCATGAGTCTAAGAGATAAAACCATGATAGATGAAGCAAGAGTTCTCAAATATATGAGACCTGACAATAATCAAATAATCTTGAAGAAAAATATTTGTCTTGACAATTGGTTTATAGTGTCCTATATTCCAAAGTTACTAGCAAAATATGGTTGTCATATTAATGTTGA is a window from the Arachis hypogaea cultivar Tifrunner chromosome 1, arahy.Tifrunner.gnm2.J5K5, whole genome shotgun sequence genome containing:
- the LOC140180961 gene encoding uncharacterized protein, which produces MSVSEYTDKFEELLRTFSELVNKYKVAEECVKKAAAERGSHKGSFPQNQGKSFTPRVSTVEFQKRILPHCHILHFLHLDEKSRNSQVIDSHISADIPDQSQNPMLYSLVERFMVHGPCGVLNPKCPCMVNGKCSKFFSMSLRDKTMIDEARVLKYMRPDNNQIILKKNICLDNWFIVSYIPKLLAKYGCHINVEYSCQSAAIKYLFKYVHKGNDRVTVSFFKVDDGSSSIVQVDEI